In one Parabacteroides sp. FAFU027 genomic region, the following are encoded:
- a CDS encoding alpha-L-arabinofuranosidase C-terminal domain-containing protein codes for MKTQLTLFIAFFLAILSSLFAQPKLTIDLSKQGAKISPMHYGVFFEDINHAADGGLYAELIRNRSFEDATTPDYWTFTTTNGTATATIETANLLNSAQTKALKLNVSSATSSTKAQLANTGFWGINVVKGTQYTLSFYAKRDAAFSGLINATLESATGVQYAQTEINVTGTDWQKYTCTLTATGSDPAARFSLIMKSAGTLWLDVVSLFPPTFNNRENGLRPDLAQLLVDLKPKFMRFPGGCFIEGDYLANRFQWKNTIGKIEERPRHSNLWGYHTSDGMGYHEFLQLCEDLGAAPLYVVNVGLAHNDYQAYTSLNGYIQDALDAIDYANGPVTSTYGAIRAANGHPEPFNIKYIEIGNENYFGNNYGNRYILFYNAIKAKYPDIQCIGNVAAWGTDNPSWTFTYPVDLVDEHYYRNPKWFINQYNKYDTYSRTGPKVYAGEYAVTSDCGLGNLSAAIGEAVYMAGMERNSDIVPMNSYAPIFVNVNDRKWSPDMIDYNASNVYCTPSYYVQKMFSNNVGTVNVAVNDSLCQNYNIITGKVGLGTWSTVSDYSNVTVQNGAGTTLFSDQFANSANWTPTSGTWSVSNGVYSQTATSTDCRSVAANISDSVYTYSLKARKNSGNEGFLIIFGYKDASNFYWWNIGGWGNTQHAIEQCVSGTKSVVASAAGSVTTGKWYDIRIEVGKTQVKCYLDNVLIHTLKTVTPLLYTSATLDENSKQLYLKVINPTTSDVTTALDFKSLTGFTGGMSTVLTSSSQTDENSLTEPLKVAPVASTLGVLNKSFSQTFKANSVTVMQLNTSNSSAISEVKQTAHGITFYPQMTRDFIYLKGAGNETVQVSVFDLNGKTVLQKQIGEKGRLDLSSLSSAMYIVKAIKGGQCYSTKVIKE; via the coding sequence ATGAAAACACAGCTAACTTTATTTATTGCATTTTTCTTGGCGATATTAAGTTCTCTCTTTGCCCAACCTAAACTTACTATTGATCTGAGCAAACAAGGGGCAAAGATCAGCCCGATGCACTATGGGGTATTTTTCGAAGATATCAACCACGCGGCTGATGGCGGATTGTATGCTGAATTGATTCGTAACCGTTCATTTGAAGATGCCACAACACCAGACTATTGGACATTTACCACAACCAATGGAACCGCTACTGCAACGATTGAAACTGCTAACCTGTTGAATTCAGCTCAGACAAAAGCCTTAAAGCTAAATGTTAGCAGCGCAACTTCTTCCACAAAAGCACAGCTGGCGAATACCGGCTTCTGGGGCATCAATGTAGTGAAAGGTACCCAATACACCTTGTCATTTTATGCTAAACGCGATGCAGCGTTCAGCGGATTAATCAATGCAACACTTGAAAGTGCAACCGGTGTGCAGTATGCACAGACCGAAATCAACGTGACCGGCACAGACTGGCAAAAATATACCTGTACACTGACTGCAACCGGCAGTGACCCGGCTGCCCGTTTTTCACTCATCATGAAATCGGCCGGTACATTGTGGCTGGATGTTGTCTCTCTCTTTCCACCTACATTCAATAACCGGGAAAATGGATTGAGACCTGATTTGGCTCAACTACTGGTGGATTTGAAGCCTAAATTCATGCGTTTCCCCGGTGGTTGCTTTATCGAAGGCGATTATCTGGCGAATCGTTTCCAATGGAAAAATACGATTGGTAAAATAGAAGAGCGTCCCAGACATTCCAACCTTTGGGGCTATCATACTTCTGACGGAATGGGTTATCACGAGTTCCTGCAACTTTGCGAAGATTTGGGTGCAGCGCCTTTATATGTAGTCAATGTTGGTTTGGCTCACAATGATTACCAGGCTTATACATCCCTGAACGGTTACATTCAGGATGCACTCGACGCGATAGATTATGCCAACGGGCCGGTAACTTCCACATACGGCGCTATCCGCGCTGCTAACGGCCATCCGGAACCTTTCAATATCAAGTACATCGAGATTGGAAATGAAAACTATTTCGGAAATAATTATGGCAATCGTTATATCTTGTTCTACAACGCAATTAAGGCGAAGTATCCTGATATCCAGTGTATCGGAAATGTTGCTGCATGGGGAACAGATAATCCAAGCTGGACATTCACTTATCCGGTTGACCTCGTAGATGAGCACTATTACCGGAATCCTAAATGGTTTATTAATCAGTATAATAAATACGATACCTACAGCCGTACAGGTCCCAAGGTTTATGCGGGTGAATATGCCGTAACTTCCGATTGTGGTTTGGGTAATCTTAGCGCAGCAATTGGGGAGGCAGTCTATATGGCTGGGATGGAACGTAACTCGGACATTGTTCCCATGAACTCTTACGCTCCTATTTTTGTCAATGTAAATGACCGGAAGTGGTCGCCGGATATGATTGATTATAACGCTTCGAATGTCTATTGCACGCCATCCTATTATGTGCAGAAGATGTTTTCCAATAATGTCGGAACTGTCAATGTAGCCGTAAACGATTCATTATGCCAGAATTACAATATCATAACAGGAAAAGTCGGACTGGGAACCTGGTCAACCGTTTCTGATTATAGTAATGTGACGGTGCAAAACGGAGCAGGAACTACGCTATTCTCCGACCAGTTTGCCAATAGCGCCAACTGGACACCAACTTCCGGAACCTGGAGCGTATCGAACGGTGTCTATTCGCAAACGGCGACTTCAACTGATTGTCGCTCGGTAGCAGCGAATATTTCCGATTCGGTTTATACCTATTCCCTTAAAGCTCGTAAGAATAGTGGCAACGAAGGGTTCCTCATTATTTTCGGTTACAAAGATGCTAGTAACTTCTACTGGTGGAATATCGGTGGATGGGGCAATACGCAACATGCCATCGAGCAGTGTGTAAGCGGGACCAAATCGGTAGTAGCCTCGGCAGCCGGGAGTGTAACTACCGGGAAATGGTATGATATTCGCATCGAAGTGGGTAAAACCCAGGTGAAATGTTATCTCGATAATGTGCTGATTCATACGCTCAAAACGGTAACTCCGTTACTTTATACCTCTGCAACATTGGATGAAAACAGCAAGCAGCTCTATCTGAAGGTTATTAACCCGACAACATCAGATGTTACGACTGCATTAGATTTCAAGAGCCTGACCGGTTTCACAGGTGGCATGTCCACTGTGTTGACATCATCAAGTCAGACTGACGAAAACTCACTCACCGAACCGTTGAAAGTAGCTCCGGTGGCATCTACTCTTGGAGTTCTGAACAAATCGTTCAGCCAAACATTTAAAGCCAATTCCGTAACTGTAATGCAATTGAATACCTCCAATTCCAGTGCAATTTCAGAAGTAAAGCAGACTGCACATGGAATAACCTTTTACCCACAGATGACCAGGGATTTCATTTACCTTAAAGGAGCCGGAAATGAAACGGTACAGGTTTCCGTTTTTGATTTGAACGGAAAAACCGTGTTGCAGAAACAGATAGGAGAGAAGGGCCGACTGGATTTGTCATCACTTTCGTCGGCTATGTACATTGTCAAAGCGATAAAAGGCGGTCAATGCTATTCAACTAAAGTCATCAAAGAATAA
- a CDS encoding RagB/SusD family nutrient uptake outer membrane protein yields the protein MKQFSKILIFLLLSSFALVSCNDLLDVNSDRIVTEDEYQMNAANDSLYAMFGIFNKLEKLADSYVLLGELRGDLMDVTDKSDVYLNEINNFNFSSENPYTNNIKDYYAVINNCNYVIKTVDTTKVKGGKLVMKRVYAAAKAIRAWTYMQVALNFKTATYYEQPILNLTDAENIEKNAPKLTIEELAPILINDIKPYKDVENPNLGSLYSYDTSTSFFPIRFVLGDLYLWSGQYENAANEYHDLMYKGSNLLLGYDVDRKVTNYAFTGSIDYSWNYMFTAYSSEALTNIVASNEYGQIFHLDSLNRNNMLAASDVARKNWDSQMYFYNDTVYKMGDFRRQLSYGSSLYASVSESFKDSAILKYINMNPKTTNIKTSRQVRIYRNSLLYLRYAEAVNRLGKPNLAMAVLKNGLKKATLDNRKIIPAKEIGTSLPNYMNFNDTRFTNNFGLRARVLGNLQNDTLYYIIPKGAVLSKLGTDSVKYVEDLIVNELALETAFEGNRFHDLMRVAIRRNDNAYLANKISAKYKSNSDAIKTKLMDRSNWYLRK from the coding sequence ATGAAACAATTCAGTAAAATATTGATATTCCTCCTTTTATCATCGTTTGCACTAGTGAGTTGTAATGACTTGCTGGATGTGAATTCTGATAGAATCGTAACCGAAGACGAATATCAGATGAATGCAGCCAACGATAGCCTTTATGCGATGTTTGGCATCTTTAACAAGCTGGAAAAACTGGCAGACAGTTATGTCCTGTTGGGTGAGCTTCGTGGAGATTTGATGGATGTAACTGATAAATCCGATGTATATCTGAATGAGATCAATAATTTTAATTTCTCATCAGAAAATCCATACACTAACAACATCAAGGATTACTATGCTGTAATCAACAACTGTAACTACGTAATCAAAACCGTTGATACCACTAAAGTAAAAGGTGGTAAGCTGGTGATGAAGAGGGTTTATGCTGCAGCCAAAGCGATCCGTGCATGGACTTACATGCAGGTTGCTCTTAACTTCAAGACTGCAACTTATTATGAGCAACCTATTCTCAACCTGACAGACGCAGAAAATATCGAGAAGAATGCCCCTAAGTTGACTATTGAAGAGCTGGCACCCATATTGATCAATGACATTAAACCTTACAAAGATGTTGAAAATCCGAATCTGGGATCATTGTATTCTTATGATACTTCCACTTCATTCTTCCCGATCCGGTTTGTATTGGGTGATCTGTACTTATGGTCTGGTCAGTATGAAAACGCTGCCAATGAGTATCATGATTTGATGTACAAGGGTTCAAACTTATTATTGGGTTATGACGTTGATCGCAAGGTAACCAATTATGCTTTTACAGGGAGTATAGATTACAGTTGGAATTATATGTTTACAGCATATTCATCAGAGGCGCTTACCAATATTGTCGCTTCTAATGAGTATGGACAGATATTCCACCTCGATAGCCTGAATCGTAATAATATGTTGGCTGCATCTGATGTTGCCAGAAAGAACTGGGACAGCCAGATGTATTTTTATAATGATACCGTGTATAAAATGGGCGATTTCCGGAGACAACTTTCTTATGGCAGTAGCCTTTATGCATCTGTATCGGAATCCTTTAAAGATAGTGCAATTCTGAAGTATATAAACATGAATCCTAAGACTACTAATATTAAGACCAGTCGTCAGGTTAGGATTTATCGGAACTCATTGCTTTATTTACGTTATGCAGAAGCCGTAAACCGTTTAGGTAAACCAAATCTGGCGATGGCTGTACTTAAAAATGGATTGAAAAAGGCAACTCTGGATAACCGTAAAATTATACCGGCAAAAGAAATTGGAACTTCTTTGCCCAACTATATGAATTTCAACGATACCCGTTTTACCAATAATTTTGGGCTTAGAGCACGGGTGTTAGGCAATCTGCAAAATGATACTTTATACTACATTATACCCAAGGGGGCAGTTTTGTCAAAACTGGGAACAGATTCAGTGAAATATGTTGAAGACCTTATAGTAAATGAGCTAGCTCTTGAAACCGCATTCGAAGGTAACCGTTTCCATGACCTGATGCGTGTAGCTATTCGTCGGAATGATAATGCTTATCTGGCAAATAAAATATCGGCAAAATATAAATCCAATAGCGACGCGATCAAAACCAAGTTGATGGATCGCAGCAATTGGTATCTTAGAAAATAA
- a CDS encoding immunoglobulin-like domain-containing protein, which produces MKKRLGKEFMLRSRSLKAGFKGIIVMGSLLFANVIHAQDTSLRVQYGFNGKTNTDSIIDETGHGYNARLMGSAQLKKLGKFSLMQIGSTTGYADMGAKLGEVISSLSNFTISTYLYIDPSLVLTNNGNFVWSFSNSADINTTATGCMFYSAKQSRYAICPTNWSTEKSVSYGTAATKGEWTHITYTQSGSTGTVYIDGVPQKTGTVTMLPSALGATPFNYLGKSAYASDQYLLNSMYNDFRIYNRALSATEVAGLASNIASLDTLTFTQQAQEAAAAISLGDVNAVTTDLTLPLSDNNGSTIQWSSSNTAVVSNSGVVTRPASGSDTAIVQMTATVTRGFIKVVRVITVKVVPSYSNQVSVQMDADSLHLNGNLTNLHSSLTLPASGAQGSTITWTSDKPTVLSNAGAIVNRPAHGSGNSLVILTATLTKGGVSVQKQFSISVAEDEGFAAYLFAFFTGNSSSQEQIRFATSNDGFIYKALNNNNPVVSADTVATTSYGLRDPHILRGENNDYYMVATDMRSSLGWSSNRAMVLMKSKDLINWTHVDLNIPQLYSQYAAADRVWAPQTIFDPKVGKYMVYFAMRLGSSDFDKIYYAYANSTFTALESAPQLLFNNNGLSTIDADIVYKDGQYHMFFKTEGNGNGIKRAVSNTLTGGYVLYDKYLQSTTNAVEGGCVYRMYNTDDWILIYDMYTSGAYQFTVSRDLINFSVVPNPVSFDFTPRHGTIIPITAAELNALNAKWNPSAVTSEKNDNGFSVYPVPAKDVLNLNLPKSDAVKSYVAIYDMLGKQVKRQEVTSPNSTLDISTLTPGVYLIQSVADEKVTGLTRFIVK; this is translated from the coding sequence GTGAAAAAACGATTAGGAAAAGAATTTATGCTCAGGAGCCGGAGTCTGAAAGCCGGCTTTAAAGGCATAATTGTGATGGGGAGTCTTTTATTTGCAAATGTCATACATGCGCAGGATACTTCGTTGAGAGTGCAGTATGGATTTAATGGTAAAACCAATACGGACTCAATTATAGATGAAACAGGTCACGGCTATAATGCCCGTCTGATGGGTAGTGCACAACTCAAAAAGCTGGGGAAATTCAGCCTGATGCAAATTGGCTCTACAACCGGGTATGCTGATATGGGGGCAAAGCTTGGGGAGGTTATCAGTTCGTTGTCAAATTTTACAATATCGACCTATTTATACATTGACCCTTCATTGGTCTTGACCAATAACGGGAATTTTGTGTGGTCATTCTCCAATTCAGCAGACATCAACACGACTGCTACAGGGTGTATGTTCTATTCTGCCAAACAATCACGGTATGCTATTTGCCCTACTAACTGGAGTACAGAGAAATCGGTGAGTTACGGTACGGCTGCAACTAAGGGGGAGTGGACGCACATCACCTATACTCAGTCGGGTTCAACAGGAACGGTCTATATTGATGGTGTACCCCAAAAGACCGGCACCGTGACAATGTTACCTTCTGCTTTGGGCGCGACTCCATTTAATTACTTAGGTAAATCAGCCTATGCCTCTGATCAGTATCTGCTCAATTCGATGTACAACGATTTCCGCATCTACAACCGGGCGCTTTCGGCAACAGAAGTTGCAGGTCTGGCCTCGAATATCGCGTCGCTCGACACGCTTACTTTTACCCAACAGGCACAAGAGGCGGCTGCCGCTATTTCATTGGGCGATGTGAATGCCGTTACAACAGACCTGACATTGCCACTTTCCGACAACAATGGTTCTACGATTCAATGGAGTTCGTCTAATACCGCAGTCGTCTCAAACAGTGGAGTGGTAACCCGTCCTGCCAGTGGCTCGGATACCGCTATAGTTCAAATGACGGCTACAGTGACACGCGGCTTTATCAAAGTTGTCCGTGTGATCACTGTTAAGGTTGTTCCTTCCTACAGTAATCAGGTGAGTGTGCAAATGGATGCAGACAGCCTTCACCTGAACGGAAATCTGACCAATCTTCATTCTAGTCTCACTCTTCCGGCATCAGGTGCTCAGGGGTCGACCATCACCTGGACTTCGGATAAACCAACAGTTCTGTCGAATGCAGGTGCGATTGTAAATCGTCCGGCACACGGGAGTGGAAATTCACTTGTAATTCTAACGGCTACCCTTACCAAAGGTGGTGTTTCGGTCCAAAAACAATTTTCCATTTCAGTGGCTGAGGATGAGGGGTTTGCTGCTTATTTGTTTGCTTTCTTTACAGGGAATAGTAGCTCGCAAGAGCAGATCCGATTTGCTACCAGCAACGACGGATTCATCTATAAAGCTTTGAACAATAATAACCCAGTAGTGAGTGCCGATACTGTCGCTACTACGAGTTACGGCCTGCGTGACCCGCATATCCTTCGAGGAGAGAATAACGATTATTACATGGTGGCAACGGATATGAGATCCTCATTAGGCTGGAGTTCAAACCGGGCAATGGTTCTCATGAAGTCCAAAGACCTGATCAACTGGACTCATGTCGATCTGAATATTCCACAGTTGTATTCGCAGTATGCTGCTGCTGACCGTGTATGGGCACCACAGACCATTTTTGATCCGAAGGTTGGTAAATACATGGTCTATTTCGCCATGCGTTTGGGATCTTCTGATTTTGACAAAATCTATTACGCTTATGCAAACAGTACTTTCACCGCTTTGGAATCGGCTCCTCAGTTATTGTTTAATAATAACGGGTTGTCAACAATTGATGCTGATATAGTTTATAAAGATGGACAGTACCATATGTTCTTTAAAACCGAAGGCAATGGCAATGGGATAAAAAGAGCGGTTTCCAATACACTCACCGGAGGATATGTATTGTACGATAAATACCTTCAGTCAACCACCAATGCGGTAGAAGGCGGCTGCGTTTACAGAATGTACAACACCGATGACTGGATTCTGATTTACGACATGTACACCAGCGGGGCATATCAGTTTACGGTAAGTAGAGATCTGATCAACTTCTCAGTAGTACCTAATCCCGTATCATTTGATTTCACTCCGCGTCACGGAACGATTATCCCGATTACAGCGGCAGAGTTGAATGCTTTGAATGCGAAATGGAATCCATCAGCAGTAACTTCAGAAAAAAACGATAATGGATTTTCGGTTTATCCGGTTCCGGCGAAAGATGTTTTGAATCTAAATCTACCGAAATCAGATGCGGTAAAATCATATGTGGCTATTTATGATATGCTGGGAAAACAGGTAAAACGTCAGGAAGTAACCTCTCCAAATTCAACCCTGGATATTTCAACCCTGACTCCCGGTGTCTATCTGATTCAATCAGTGGCGGACGAAAAAGTCACAGGCCTAACCCGCTTCATCGTAAAGTAA
- a CDS encoding SusC/RagA family TonB-linked outer membrane protein: MMKKYINIIGMGRESDRVKRIGAIALVAFILPLSVICAQNKSKQSNTGKTIVGLVRDAHTKQPISAAEISVPNFMISAVTDDKGKFSIKVSSIRSILRVSAYDYNPQEITLRGKDSIIVDLYSDVFTNKYKKIEGLTGTTDNSSIGASANSIDDLSLSEAVAADDALQTALGGNVRAITRSGLSGEGASLFVRGLNSLNANAQPLFVVDGVIWNNQYDAVSLHDGYFANTLNSIDVNDIESISLLKDGTSLYGSKGGNGVILIKTKRAKSMVTKINVSILHGIVGQPKTLPLMNGEEFRSYASDMFGSKGLSGSEVSSMGFLQTNKSNPVYNTYHNNTDWSDVVYQRGVNKSYSINVTGGDEKAMYYLSLGYTGNTGIVKTTDLQRYNARFNADFKMMKDLSLGMNIGFTRNERILQDDGVNNYTSPTWVSMLKSPFLSMYKFTNSGQITHNYAFADEFGISNPMGVIYNAVNNLKQYRFNIGLLPTYKITPELSLSSQFDYNLDKSVEGHFDPYQYVPTRELKDFGAFYNKTSSQVMRNTAIYDDTRLTYEKTFNKSNHLKAILGWRYMSNYYESDYLAEYNSKSNNKTTITGDYEFLTTTGINNLTNSLSNYLNAEYNYDNRIFVNAMAAVDGSSRFGNETRGGFQLFGHSWGVFPSVNAGWLLSSERFMKNVDVINYCKLRAGYGLTGNDGLQDYQSMAYFSSVRLMNVANGLAIDNVANNKLQWETTAKANVGLDLSILNDRASFNFDYFSNKTSDLLTLKDLPEVTGLGKYWSNGGTMTNKGFEFSANVKALNSKLLKWELGLSVGHYKNQITTLPNGDYTTSVYEGEVLTAVGQAAGTFYGYKTLGVFSTSPEAAVANLKTKISDGTYATFGAGDIHFVDVNKDGIIDAKDKQVIGNPNPDVYGTITSKIAVKKLTLNTIFTYSLGNDIYNYYRSQLESGKDLSNQSTAMNARWTADGQITSQPKAVYGDPMGNARFSDRWIEDGSYLKLKTVSLSYDLALKNNFIQGVTLWVSANNLVTLTKYLGVDPEVSAKNSVYYQGVDAGLLPATRSYYFGIKLNL; encoded by the coding sequence ATGATGAAAAAATATATAAATATAATAGGAATGGGCCGGGAATCTGATCGGGTAAAACGCATCGGAGCAATAGCTTTGGTGGCATTCATTCTACCTTTATCGGTAATCTGTGCACAGAACAAAAGTAAGCAGTCCAACACAGGCAAGACGATTGTTGGTCTGGTGCGTGATGCTCATACTAAACAACCTATCAGCGCCGCTGAAATTTCAGTTCCAAATTTTATGATATCAGCGGTGACTGACGATAAGGGAAAATTCAGCATCAAAGTATCTTCCATACGATCCATCTTGCGGGTAAGCGCTTACGATTATAATCCACAGGAGATTACATTGAGAGGTAAAGATTCGATCATTGTCGATCTCTATTCCGATGTATTTACCAATAAGTACAAGAAAATTGAAGGATTGACCGGTACTACTGATAATTCCTCGATAGGAGCATCAGCTAACAGTATTGATGATCTAAGCCTGTCAGAAGCAGTCGCCGCCGATGACGCTTTACAAACAGCACTTGGAGGTAATGTGCGTGCGATCACTCGTTCCGGTTTGTCGGGAGAAGGAGCTTCGTTGTTCGTTCGTGGTCTCAACTCTTTGAATGCAAATGCCCAGCCGCTTTTCGTAGTGGATGGTGTAATCTGGAATAATCAGTACGATGCAGTTTCCCTTCATGACGGATACTTCGCAAATACCCTGAATAGTATTGATGTAAATGATATTGAAAGCATTTCCTTACTTAAAGACGGAACATCGCTCTATGGCAGTAAAGGTGGTAATGGCGTGATTCTGATCAAGACCAAACGTGCGAAATCAATGGTTACCAAAATCAATGTAAGTATCCTGCACGGTATTGTGGGGCAGCCTAAAACTCTGCCGCTGATGAACGGTGAAGAGTTCAGAAGCTATGCCAGTGATATGTTTGGTTCAAAAGGTCTTTCGGGAAGTGAGGTTTCTTCGATGGGCTTCCTGCAAACCAACAAAAGCAATCCCGTTTACAATACCTATCACAACAATACAGACTGGTCGGATGTCGTATACCAAAGAGGAGTGAATAAAAGCTATTCGATCAATGTAACCGGAGGTGATGAAAAGGCCATGTATTATCTGTCATTAGGTTATACAGGAAATACCGGTATTGTAAAAACAACAGACCTTCAGCGTTACAATGCCCGTTTCAATGCCGATTTCAAAATGATGAAAGACCTGAGCCTGGGAATGAATATCGGTTTTACCCGTAATGAACGGATTTTGCAGGATGACGGTGTAAACAACTATACTTCACCAACCTGGGTAAGTATGCTGAAGTCACCATTCCTGAGCATGTATAAGTTTACGAATAGCGGACAAATCACCCATAACTATGCTTTTGCTGATGAATTCGGTATTAGTAATCCAATGGGGGTGATCTATAATGCAGTGAATAACCTGAAACAATATCGTTTCAACATCGGATTATTGCCAACTTATAAGATTACACCTGAATTGTCATTGAGTTCTCAGTTTGATTACAATCTAGACAAATCAGTAGAAGGCCATTTCGATCCTTATCAATATGTTCCTACAAGAGAACTGAAGGATTTTGGCGCATTCTACAATAAGACCAGCAGTCAGGTGATGCGCAATACTGCTATTTATGATGATACCCGCCTGACCTATGAGAAAACCTTCAATAAATCGAATCATTTGAAGGCTATATTGGGATGGCGATATATGTCAAATTACTACGAATCAGACTATTTGGCTGAGTATAACTCGAAGTCAAATAACAAGACAACGATTACCGGAGATTATGAATTCCTGACCACAACAGGTATCAACAATCTGACCAATTCGCTGTCAAACTATCTGAATGCAGAATATAACTACGATAACCGCATTTTTGTAAATGCAATGGCAGCTGTTGACGGATCTTCTCGTTTTGGTAATGAGACCAGAGGCGGATTTCAACTTTTCGGACATTCATGGGGTGTTTTTCCTTCTGTAAATGCAGGCTGGTTACTCTCTTCTGAGCGGTTTATGAAAAATGTGGATGTGATAAATTATTGTAAGTTGCGTGCCGGATATGGTCTGACCGGAAATGACGGTCTTCAGGATTATCAGTCAATGGCCTATTTTTCATCAGTACGTCTGATGAATGTGGCTAACGGTCTTGCTATTGACAACGTTGCTAATAATAAATTGCAATGGGAAACCACCGCAAAAGCAAACGTTGGTCTGGATTTGTCCATTTTGAATGATAGAGCCTCATTTAACTTTGATTATTTCTCAAACAAAACCTCTGATCTGCTGACGCTCAAAGATCTTCCGGAAGTAACCGGTTTGGGTAAATACTGGAGCAACGGCGGTACCATGACCAATAAAGGTTTTGAATTTTCGGCAAATGTAAAAGCATTGAACTCGAAGCTTCTCAAATGGGAACTGGGCCTAAGCGTTGGTCATTACAAAAACCAAATCACCACTTTACCTAATGGCGATTACACCACATCGGTATATGAAGGTGAAGTGCTTACAGCAGTAGGACAAGCAGCAGGTACTTTTTATGGATACAAAACTTTGGGTGTATTCTCAACGTCACCAGAAGCTGCTGTCGCTAATCTAAAAACAAAAATAAGCGATGGTACTTATGCAACATTTGGCGCCGGAGACATTCATTTTGTAGATGTAAACAAGGATGGTATCATTGATGCTAAAGATAAGCAGGTGATCGGTAATCCTAACCCGGATGTTTACGGAACGATTACAAGTAAGATTGCTGTGAAAAAACTGACACTGAATACGATCTTCACCTATTCGTTGGGTAATGATATCTATAACTACTATCGCAGTCAGCTCGAATCAGGAAAGGACCTGAGCAACCAGTCAACCGCAATGAATGCCCGCTGGACAGCTGATGGCCAGATAACCTCTCAGCCTAAAGCCGTATATGGTGACCCGATGGGAAATGCCCGTTTCTCAGACCGTTGGATTGAAGACGGATCATATCTGAAACTTAAAACAGTCTCCCTCTCTTACGATTTGGCTCTGAAAAATAACTTTATCCAGGGTGTGACCCTTTGGGTGTCAGCTAACAATCTGGTTACCTTAACCAAATACCTTGGTGTAGATCCGGAAGTATCAGCTAAGAACTCTGTTTATTACCAGGGAGTTGATGCCGGATTGCTACCTGCTACCAGAAGCTATTATTTTGGAATTAAGTTGAATCTATAA